One Coleofasciculus chthonoplastes PCC 7420 genomic region harbors:
- the hmpF gene encoding pilus motility taxis protein HmpF yields MLYLAEVKKQKTGPFGGSKTELKLLACQRNDQSWSAVPGDEIIPGDEAGGMSDGALAIVNVSNNRIQGEVEPAGTRLASILQNFSRLLDKAKSQEEEIEQWKQSLTYQSQELNRREMEMEARLEQMQAMEEEVEQIDQQRQDLESTKEETERLREEFDRKQQELEGAWEHLRGEQRRWDEQKEQLQQTSGLSEDDVAAMQELLDRLSTAVAPTDTVREQLNQAFDIIDQQQSELDSDWQKLDNQRQQAEQRQTEIDEQAEDIHQRKQELEQVQTSYEEAQAELKVQRNALEMKQESVHLLSLQLQTHQELHQELARLATSSADVKISQEVDIQALENMPLGELQEIVQNLQQDLERVVRFVNDQEEELTFQRQAVEELQDKINNASEYDRISLESELADEQDRYQMLDETLVGQRRNLREREEILNQHNRVLRRRQGISEGGSTDTHKIDLGPVLNQLEEQRQQQESELEKLENQVEQMRQSISQAEEMLTQQESEQETQHSELQNLEENWHSMKQEVAELWSQVNLYQELLPPKQEALNQIRQILDAIAEALNQIQEVGDYQLQAISEMRQTVDSMVESPELAAS; encoded by the coding sequence GTGCTGTATCTAGCAGAAGTCAAAAAGCAGAAAACTGGCCCTTTTGGCGGCAGTAAGACCGAACTCAAACTGCTGGCTTGTCAGCGGAATGATCAGAGTTGGAGCGCTGTCCCAGGTGATGAAATCATCCCAGGAGACGAAGCCGGTGGTATGAGCGATGGGGCTTTGGCAATTGTCAATGTCAGTAACAATCGGATTCAAGGCGAAGTTGAGCCAGCCGGGACGAGACTGGCGAGCATCTTACAAAATTTTTCGCGTCTGTTGGACAAGGCGAAAAGTCAAGAAGAAGAAATTGAACAGTGGAAGCAGTCCTTGACGTATCAAAGTCAAGAACTCAACCGCCGCGAGATGGAAATGGAAGCGCGGTTGGAACAGATGCAAGCCATGGAGGAAGAGGTTGAACAAATCGATCAGCAGCGTCAAGACTTAGAAAGTACGAAAGAGGAAACTGAACGCCTCAGAGAGGAGTTTGATCGAAAACAACAGGAACTTGAAGGCGCTTGGGAACATCTGCGCGGTGAACAGCGGCGTTGGGATGAGCAAAAAGAACAGCTGCAACAAACTTCGGGTTTAAGTGAGGACGATGTTGCGGCGATGCAGGAGTTGCTCGATCGCCTATCGACGGCTGTCGCTCCTACAGATACTGTGCGGGAACAGTTGAATCAAGCGTTTGACATCATTGATCAACAGCAGTCAGAACTAGATAGTGACTGGCAAAAACTAGACAATCAGCGCCAACAAGCAGAGCAACGCCAAACCGAAATTGACGAGCAAGCTGAGGACATTCACCAGCGTAAGCAAGAGTTAGAGCAGGTTCAAACCTCTTATGAAGAGGCACAAGCGGAATTGAAGGTGCAGCGGAATGCCTTGGAGATGAAGCAGGAATCTGTACATTTACTCAGCCTGCAACTTCAAACTCATCAAGAGTTACATCAAGAACTTGCTCGTTTAGCGACCAGTTCAGCCGATGTCAAAATTAGTCAAGAGGTTGACATTCAAGCGCTGGAAAATATGCCCCTAGGTGAACTCCAGGAAATCGTGCAAAATTTACAGCAAGATTTGGAGAGAGTGGTGCGCTTTGTCAACGACCAGGAAGAGGAACTCACATTCCAGCGCCAAGCGGTTGAAGAACTGCAAGATAAAATTAATAATGCGAGTGAGTACGATCGCATTAGTTTGGAAAGTGAGCTAGCCGACGAGCAAGACCGCTACCAAATGTTGGATGAAACCCTCGTCGGTCAACGCCGCAACCTGCGGGAGAGGGAAGAGATTTTAAATCAGCATAATCGAGTTTTACGCCGTCGCCAGGGAATTAGTGAAGGGGGTAGCACCGATACCCATAAAATCGACCTCGGTCCTGTCTTAAACCAGCTCGAGGAACAGCGACAACAGCAGGAAAGCGAACTGGAAAAACTGGAAAACCAAGTTGAGCAAATGCGCCAAAGCATTAGCCAAGCCGAGGAAATGCTGACTCAGCAAGAAAGTGAGCAAGAAACTCAACACTCTGAGTTACAAAACTTGGAAGAAAACTGGCACTCGATGAAACAGGAAGTCGCTGAACTGTGGAGTCAAGTAAATCTGTATCAAGAACTCTTACCGCCCAAGCAAGAGGCTCTGAATCAAATTCGCCAAATCCTCGACGCGATTGCGGAAGCCCTGAATCAAATTCAGGAAGTTGGCGATTATCAACTCCAAGCCATTTCCGAAATGCGGCAAACGGTTGATAGCATGGTGGAATCACCTGAACTGGCGGCTTCCTAG
- a CDS encoding response regulator: protein MQGTLNEIDIRSILQLIELGQRTGELLVEAQSFHTHNSGSDLTHKFIQGRSHLATPPRCPGPFWFVFFLNGQIAYAANSDHSLSRLRDYLRRYRAEAALDDIEEPSIASTNAPEYGYLWALLENHIITPAQGRSILHSMVHETLFDLLSLHNGYFVFEVDPALAPQLTTLEIAPLVTKIMKQVQEWKQFHPHIQSPNQCPLITDETKLKAALPENAFRTLKRWANGKNSLRQMARYLNRDILTVTRAIYPYIQRGWIQLLTSAPQQTLAVRQPWESTRADHAPSVVCIDDDKAVGKTVEYMLQAQGYEVTAIQNPLKALSLLFQIKPALILCDLVMPQLDGYELCGMLRQSTTFRQTPIIMLTGKDGFIDRVRARMVGSTDYLTKPFGASELLMLLEKYVGPGDPEKMNFDSSRQVLEEEVKATDITKSASA, encoded by the coding sequence ATGCAGGGAACGTTAAATGAAATTGATATCCGCAGTATCCTGCAACTGATCGAACTGGGTCAGCGCACAGGAGAACTTTTAGTTGAGGCGCAAAGCTTCCACACCCATAACTCTGGTAGTGATTTGACTCATAAATTTATCCAGGGACGCTCTCACCTCGCGACCCCACCCCGTTGCCCTGGACCATTTTGGTTTGTTTTTTTTCTCAACGGACAAATTGCTTATGCGGCAAACAGTGATCACAGTTTGTCACGACTGCGCGATTACCTGCGTCGCTATCGAGCTGAAGCAGCTTTGGATGACATCGAAGAACCGTCGATTGCTTCGACCAATGCTCCCGAATATGGCTATCTTTGGGCGTTGCTAGAAAACCATATTATCACGCCAGCTCAAGGGCGCAGCATTCTCCACAGTATGGTACATGAAACCCTATTTGACCTGTTGAGCCTCCACAATGGATATTTTGTCTTCGAGGTTGATCCAGCCTTAGCGCCCCAACTCACCACCTTAGAAATTGCCCCCCTAGTGACCAAGATTATGAAGCAAGTCCAGGAGTGGAAGCAGTTTCATCCCCATATCCAATCCCCTAATCAATGCCCACTGATTACGGATGAAACGAAATTAAAGGCAGCATTACCGGAGAATGCATTTAGAACCCTCAAACGGTGGGCGAATGGCAAAAATTCTCTGCGACAGATGGCTCGCTATCTCAATCGTGACATCCTGACTGTCACCCGAGCCATTTACCCCTATATCCAACGGGGTTGGATTCAATTGCTGACGTCAGCACCTCAACAAACCCTCGCCGTTCGACAACCTTGGGAATCCACCCGTGCAGATCATGCACCTTCTGTAGTCTGTATTGATGATGACAAGGCAGTGGGCAAAACCGTCGAGTATATGCTGCAAGCCCAAGGATATGAAGTAACGGCAATTCAAAATCCCCTCAAAGCTCTCAGCTTACTCTTCCAAATCAAACCAGCTCTAATTCTCTGTGATTTAGTCATGCCCCAACTCGATGGATATGAACTGTGTGGCATGTTGCGACAATCGACGACATTTCGACAAACTCCAATCATTATGCTGACGGGCAAAGATGGCTTTATTGACCGTGTGAGAGCTCGCATGGTAGGCTCAACGGACTATTTGACTAAACCGTTTGGAGCTAGTGAGCTGTTGATGTTATTGGAGAAATACGTAGGTCCGGGAGATCCGGAAAAAATGAATTTCGATAGTTCCCGCCAAGTCCTAGAGGAGGAGGTCAAGGCAACCGATATTACTAAATCAGCATCGGCTTAA
- a CDS encoding response regulator transcription factor has protein sequence MSTVLVVEDSLAQRQMISDLLKGSGLTVSVASDGVEALEHILQSRPDVVVLDIVMPRMNGYEVCRRLKADPKTQNVPVVMCSSKGEEFDRYWGMKQGADAYIAKPFQPTELIGTVKQLLRS, from the coding sequence ATGAGTACAGTTTTGGTTGTAGAAGACAGTTTGGCACAGCGACAGATGATCTCAGACCTCCTCAAAGGCAGTGGGTTGACGGTCTCTGTGGCAAGTGATGGAGTAGAAGCCTTAGAACATATTCTGCAGTCTCGTCCTGATGTAGTGGTATTGGATATTGTTATGCCTCGTATGAATGGGTACGAGGTCTGTCGTCGTTTAAAGGCTGATCCCAAAACCCAAAATGTACCCGTGGTCATGTGTTCTTCAAAAGGCGAAGAATTTGATCGATATTGGGGCATGAAGCAAGGGGCAGATGCTTACATCGCTAAGCCCTTTCAGCCCACCGAGTTGATTGGCACAGTCAAACAGCTACTCAGGTCATAA